The proteins below are encoded in one region of Borrelia hispanica CRI:
- a CDS encoding ERF family protein yields MNINSNNITKTNMQEIKINNKNTTMNQKRINFLNNLKTLRMSLDGVNKNLNGYGYKYQDFNEIVREVKNVIKEHNLDIDFVQVPTCKVIGNNTISVVTTTFYNSSGYEYSFDTPLYIEELKSIGIKSQNTWSQLVGSAITYFKRYALVAYLSIESEVDTDASNLDLEQRNNKRQIENNTSNSKDSSAIKPSVDITKAKSIESRVQNKQVVNTDHSKSKVKHNVNMNKFKYYQNLLIASRNMY; encoded by the coding sequence ATGAATATAAATAGTAATAATATTACAAAAACAAATATGCAAGAAATAAAAATTAATAACAAAAATACAACAATGAATCAAAAGAGAATAAACTTTTTAAATAACCTTAAAACTTTGAGGATGAGTTTGGATGGCGTGAACAAAAATCTTAATGGATATGGATATAAGTATCAAGATTTTAATGAAATAGTAAGGGAAGTTAAGAATGTTATTAAAGAACATAATCTAGATATTGATTTTGTACAAGTTCCAACTTGTAAAGTTATAGGGAATAATACAATCAGTGTTGTTACAACAACATTTTATAATTCTAGTGGGTATGAATATTCATTTGATACACCTCTATATATAGAGGAATTGAAATCTATTGGAATCAAAAGTCAAAATACGTGGTCTCAGCTTGTGGGTTCTGCAATAACTTATTTCAAACGTTATGCACTAGTTGCATATTTGTCAATAGAAAGTGAAGTTGATACTGATGCTAGTAACTTAGATCTTGAACAAAGAAATAATAAAAGACAAATTGAAAATAATACTTCTAATAGCAAAGATAGCAGTGCAATCAAACCATCTGTAGATATAACAAAAGCAAAATCAATAGAAAGTAGAGTACAAAACAAACAAGTTGTTAATACTGACCATTCTAAATCCAAAGTTAAACATAATGTTAATATGAATAAATTTAAGTATTATCAAAACTTACTAATAGCATCAAGAAATATGTATAG
- a CDS encoding chromosome replication/partitioning protein, with the protein MDIKLNKRDLNGNENCIINDDTLNHYSSLKEKLKINSKKEIYCKLETLKILKEIKDKQYYKFDGYKSFDAFAKDFRLARAQVYNYLKIANAIEEGVIEEEFLIKNGILETLIVLRNKETKTIKRSKQNPIKPLRFQLKKQESYDFYKKNAKFTSFLMDKLFQDKRDLIEEFFKEFKNLR; encoded by the coding sequence ATGGATATAAAGCTTAATAAAAGGGATTTAAATGGTAATGAAAATTGTATTATTAATGATGACACATTAAATCATTATAGTTCTTTAAAAGAAAAATTAAAAATTAATTCTAAAAAAGAAATTTATTGTAAATTAGAAACATTGAAAATTTTAAAAGAAATCAAGGATAAGCAGTATTACAAGTTTGATGGATATAAAAGTTTTGATGCTTTTGCTAAAGATTTTAGACTTGCAAGAGCTCAGGTTTATAATTATCTAAAGATTGCTAATGCAATAGAAGAAGGGGTGATAGAAGAAGAATTTTTGATAAAAAATGGCATATTGGAAACATTAATTGTATTAAGGAATAAGGAAACTAAAACAATAAAAAGGTCAAAACAAAATCCCATAAAGCCCTTAAGATTTCAGCTTAAAAAACAAGAAAGTTATGATTTTTATAAGAAAAATGCTAAGTTTACTAGTTTTTTAATGGATAAATTGTTTCAAGATAAAAGAGATTTAATAGAAGAGTTTTTCAAGGAATTTAAAAATTTAAGGTAA